From uncultured Fusobacterium sp.:
TTCACAATCAATAGAAGAGAATATCCGTTGGGGTAAAGAAGATGCAAGTGATGAAGAGATAAAAGAGATAGCTGAAATTGTACAGGGAAAAGAGTTTATAGAAAAGCTTCCTGATCAGTATAAAACAAATGTAACTAAAGGTGGAATGAATTTTTCTGGTGGACAAAAACAAAGAATCTCAATAGCTAGAACTCTGATAAAACAACCTGAAATTTTGCTTTTTGATGATAGTTTTAGTGCTCTTGATTTTATAACAGAGTATAATCTTAAAAATAAATTAAAAACCTATCTAAAAAATACAACAATTCTTACTATCTCTCAAAGAGTAGCATCTTTGATGAAATATGATAGAATTATTGTTCTTGACAATGGTAAAATAGCAGGCTTTGACACTCATGATAATCTTGTGAAAAATTGTGAAGTGTATAGAGAGATCTGTGAGTCACAAGAAATTTGTATTCCAGGAGGAAGATACTGTGAAAAATAATATATTTAAAAAGCTTTTTCCATATCTTATGAAATATAAGTTTGAATTTATTTTCCTTATTATTCTAGCAATTATTGGGAATCTTCTTACGTTAGTTGGACCATATTTAGTTGGTAAGGGAATCAATGAAATACATTTTCATATGGAGAAAGCAAACTATATACAATTAGGAAAAATATCTATACTTTTACTTTTCTCGTATATTACAGGTGCTGTATTGACATTGATACAAAATATAAAGATGAATATTATCTCTCAAGATATTGTAAACACTATGAGAAAAGATGGAATTGAAAAGATTCATAAGTTTCCTCTTAAATATTTTGATGGGATATCTCAAGGGAATATTATAACTATTATGATAAATGATATTGATAATATTAGTGGTTCTCTATCTCAAATAGGAACTAGAGTTGTAGTAAATCTTCTTACAATATCTACTGCCTTAGGGATTATGCTGTATATAAGTCCATCTTTAACTTTAATACAGATATTTTTAGTTACTTTTACTGGATATTTTTTAAAGAAAATTTCTAAAAAAAGTAGAGAAAAAAGAAGAGTTCAACAAAAATATTTAGGGCAATTAAATGGGTATGTTGATGAGATATTAACTGGAGAAGCAGAAGTTAAATCTTTTTCTTATGAAGAGAGAGCTATCTCTAAATTCCGTGAATTAAACTCTAACTATAAAGAGAATGCTATAAAATCTCTATTTTTAGCAGGATTTAATTTTCCTACTCTGAATTTTATTGGTAACCTAGGATACTCTTTAATAATTTTAATTGGGGCTATCTTTATGTTAAATGGAAAAATAACTCTTGGGGGACTTTCAAGTTTTGTTATCTATTCAAAACTTTTTAATCGTCCTATTGCTAGTATCTCTGAAGCATATAGTATAGTTCAAACTGTAATTGTAAGTGCTGAACGTTTCTTTAACTTTATTGATCAACCTGAAGATATTGAAAAAGGAACTTTGAATATTGACTTAAACTCTTTAGAGGGAAAAATTGAGTTTAAAGATGTTAATTTTTCATATAATGAAGATACTCCTGTATTAAAAGATCTATCTTTTAAAGCTGAACATGGAGAGATAGTAGCTATTGTAGGTCCTACTGGTGGGGGAAAAACTACCATTGTTAATTTATTAATGAGATTTTATGATATTACCTCAGGAAAAATTTTATTAGATGATAAGGATATTGAACTTTATAAGAAAAAGGATATTAGAAAACTTTTTGGAATGGTACTACAAGATAGTTGGCTATTTACTGGTACTATTAGAGAAAATATCAGCTATGGAAATAGTGAAATTGATTTTGACAAGGTTGTTGAAAGTGCCAAACTTGCTTGTGCTCATGATTTTATTATTAAACTACCTCAAGGTTATGATACAGTAGTTAGTGAAGATAATATGGTACTTTCTCAAGGACAGAAACAACTTATCACTATTGCTAGAATTATAGCTTCAAATCCTAAATTTTTAATACTTGATGAAGCTACAAGTGGTGTTGATACTAGAACAGAGATAAGATTACAAAAGGCTATCTCTAACTTAGTAAAAGGTAGAACAAGTTTTATTATTGCTCATAGGCTTTCTACTATTAAAAATGCTAATCTTATTTTAGTTTTAAAAGATGGACATATAATTGAACAGGGAACACATTCTCAATTAATGGAGAAAAATGGTTTTTATCATGAACTTTACAATACTCAATATATGTTATAAAAATATATTAGGGCTGTTATCTTTTAATTTTAACAGCCCCTTTTTAAATGTATTATTTATCAAAATAGTTTAATCTTTTAGAAATTTCTTCACAAGCTTTTCTCATCTCTTTTATAATTTTAGCTGCTCTTTCATCTGGCAAAGAATCTGGAAAGCATGGACAACTTACAGCAGCTATAATTCGATTTTTCTTATCTAAAATTGGAACAGCAACAGCTTTAATATTTTTTGAATGTTCCATATTATCAAAAGATAATTTATTTATATTTATTTTTAAGAGCTCTTTTTTTAACTCCTCTCTATCAGTGATAGTGTTTTCAGTGTAGCGAGGAAGTGTAGTATCTAAAAGTTTATTCAACCTATTTTCGCTTAGTTGGCAGATTAATAGTTTACTTGCAGCACCTGCATGGAGTGGAAAAATAGCATTTTCAGATACAGAAATTTTTATAAAATCACTACTTTCAACCTTTGCAATACTTCTTATCTTATCTTCATCTAAAACACTTATTTTAAAAGTTTCCTTAAATTTCAAAGAAAGCTCCTCAAGATATGGATAGGATATATTTTTAATCAAGGTATATCTCTCATGTTTTGTAGAGAAAAAATAAAATATCTCTCCAAGCTTATACTTTTTATTTTCAAAACTTAGATATTTTAGTTCAGTAAGAACAGCTAATAATCTGTTAGTAGTAGCTTTAGGAATATTTAATTCTTTAGAGATTTCACTTTGAGTTGCAGAATCTTTATAATATAAATATTTGAATATTTTATCAGCTTTTTCTATAGCTGGAACTTTTTTTTCAGTAGTCATAATACTCACCTAATCATTAAATATTTAAAATAATATATTTATATTATACTATGAAAATTCAATATATGAAACAAAAATAGAAATTATAAAA
This genomic window contains:
- a CDS encoding ABC transporter ATP-binding protein codes for the protein MKNNIFKKLFPYLMKYKFEFIFLIILAIIGNLLTLVGPYLVGKGINEIHFHMEKANYIQLGKISILLLFSYITGAVLTLIQNIKMNIISQDIVNTMRKDGIEKIHKFPLKYFDGISQGNIITIMINDIDNISGSLSQIGTRVVVNLLTISTALGIMLYISPSLTLIQIFLVTFTGYFLKKISKKSREKRRVQQKYLGQLNGYVDEILTGEAEVKSFSYEERAISKFRELNSNYKENAIKSLFLAGFNFPTLNFIGNLGYSLIILIGAIFMLNGKITLGGLSSFVIYSKLFNRPIASISEAYSIVQTVIVSAERFFNFIDQPEDIEKGTLNIDLNSLEGKIEFKDVNFSYNEDTPVLKDLSFKAEHGEIVAIVGPTGGGKTTIVNLLMRFYDITSGKILLDDKDIELYKKKDIRKLFGMVLQDSWLFTGTIRENISYGNSEIDFDKVVESAKLACAHDFIIKLPQGYDTVVSEDNMVLSQGQKQLITIARIIASNPKFLILDEATSGVDTRTEIRLQKAISNLVKGRTSFIIAHRLSTIKNANLILVLKDGHIIEQGTHSQLMEKNGFYHELYNTQYML
- a CDS encoding IclR family transcriptional regulator, producing the protein MTTEKKVPAIEKADKIFKYLYYKDSATQSEISKELNIPKATTNRLLAVLTELKYLSFENKKYKLGEIFYFFSTKHERYTLIKNISYPYLEELSLKFKETFKISVLDEDKIRSIAKVESSDFIKISVSENAIFPLHAGAASKLLICQLSENRLNKLLDTTLPRYTENTITDREELKKELLKININKLSFDNMEHSKNIKAVAVPILDKKNRIIAAVSCPCFPDSLPDERAAKIIKEMRKACEEISKRLNYFDK